The Desulfovibrio fairfieldensis sequence TGTAAGGCTTGCACGCCGTTATCCGCGCGCCGCCAGTATAACGCCGCCACCCGCATCCGTAAACGGGCGGGCGCGGCGCGGGCGGGGCAGACATATCAAATTTCATATTTCCTGCCATCATTGCCTATCGTGATTATCCGGGAAAAACAGACTTTCGTGCGCTGCCCGCGTCATCCGTTTACGCTACGCTCCGGTAGGGCAGAGGAGGATTTGCTCAATTCTACGGGGAGGCCAGATCATAAATAGTAACTATTTGAAATAAATATACGTATGCATAGCTTGGCGGCATTTTTTAGATGGGTCTGCCCTAGCGGCATGGCAGACGACCACAGGGAGGAGGCAATAAAAAACGGCCCGCTTGGGGAGGCAGGCCGTTTTGTTTGGAGGAGGCTGTCAGCAAAAGAAAGGAAGGTACTTTTTATATTGCAACTGGCATGCCAAATTAGATTTTCTCGAAAATTTATTTAACATTCTGAAATATAATGTAAAAATTTTTCAGTTGCTACGCCGCTGCGTAAAAAATTTTATACACCGGCAAGCCCGATCCAACCCTACAGGCATGTGGACGTACAAAAAATTATCTCCACTCAAGACTACAACATCGAGAAAAACAGAACCGTCCTTCAGGCCAAGACGTGCATGGAGGAACGCCGCCGGGCTGCCGGTCTTGATGCCCACGCCACAGAAAGCGGGTGTGTGCCGCTTCAGAAAAAGACAGTCACTAGGGTCTGTTAACACTATAGAATTTTTGTTCGCCTGCAAGGAAGATAAACCTGCTTTGAGGGAGTGTACTCTTCTGGTACTCGACCGAAAAAGCAGGTGAAATCTGACGCGGCAAGGAGGGCAAAAAGGCATAGCGTTAACAGGCCCTAGAGCAAGTTCACTTTGAAATTGCTCTGGCGGCTGCGTAAGCAGACGCCAGCCACGAGCGTCAGCCGTTGGCGGCTATGCCGCCTTACGGATGACGACAGCAGAGCTAAGCGCCGGAGACCGACCCGAAGGGTGGCCCGCAGGGCCATGGCCGTAGGCACGCGAAGCGCGCCGTACGGACATCGAGAGCAGGGCGAGCGGCTTAAAAACTTTGAGAATGTCAACTCTCAAAGTTAATTTGCTCTAGGCGCTGGTCACAGGTGACGCCCGTCAGCAACGGGGACGGCCCCCCCAGAGCAAAGTAACTTTGAAAAGTTACTTTGCTCTGGGGGCTACGAAAACTGGAGCCGGCGGAACGGCCGGCGGCCTACAGATAAGGACAGCACTGCTGCGAGTGGCGACAGAACGACAGGTTGAAGGCGGCGTCAACATTGAGAATGCCAATTCTCAAAGGCAATCCGCTCTAATGTATCGTGTCTTTGCCCTGCGCGGCCGCGCCCTGGCCCGACATGGCCAGCCTGTTCGCCAGCTCCTTGGCTCCCGGCGTTTCCCGCCACTGGGTGAAAAGCTTGCGCCAGGCCCCGAATTCCAGAAAACCCTGGTCCAGCTGGCTCTCGTGCATCTGCACCCAGGCATTGAACAATTGCATCTGAACCTGGAAGGTGGCGCTCTCAAAAATGGTGGAAGTCATGTCCTTGGGCAGGCTCTTGCCGTCCAGGTTGTCCAGCACGAACGTGCACACGGCCCGGCGGGAGGTTTCAAAATCCACTTCCCGGCCGTTCATATCCTCGGCCAACGGCAGCAGATGGGGATAGAGTTCCTTGATCCGCTCCATACCCTTCTCGGGCACGGCCAGAAAAAGCGGCGCCTCGCCGTCCGGCCCGGCGGGCGCGTCCGGCTTTTCGGTAATAAAATAAAAACGCAGCCAGTTCTCGAACATCACGGCTTCAAGAACCTGAAAAACCGCGTTCTGAAATTGTTCCTGTTGTTCAGGCATGTCATTTTTCCTCCGCTAGGCGTATATTTTTAATAATAGACGCGGGCACAGGCCGCGTCAATGCGGGGTTGCGCGCGGCTCTGGCTTGTGCACACGGCTTATGCTATGCTGATCTCATGATTGATTACGCCCAGGCCCTCAACGAAGCCCAGTACGCGGCGGCCACCAGCGGCGACGGTCCCGTGCTGGTCGTGGCAGGCGCGGGCAGCGGCAAAACCCGCACCATCGTCTACCGCCTGGCCTGGCTGGCCGAGCACGGCGTCGCGCCCACGTCCATCCTGCTGCTGACCTTCACCCGCAAGGCCGCGCAAGAGATGCTCCAGCGCGCGGGCATGCTTCTGGACCAGGGCCTTTCCGGCGTTCAGGGCGGCACCTTCCACGCCTTCGCCTACGGCGTGCTGCGCCGCTGGCGCCCCGCCTGGCTGGGCGAACGGCCCTTCACGGTCATGGATTCGGCGGACATCACGGCGGCGGTCAAATACTGCAAGGACGAGCTCAAGTTGGGCCGGGGCGACCGCTCCTTCCCCAAGACCCAGAGCATCGTGGGCCTGCTGAGCAAAGCCCGGAACAAGGAATTGTCCCTGGAAGAAGTGCTGCGGCGCGAAGCCTTCCACCTTCTGCCCCACACCGAAGCCCTCGCGGCTCTGGGCGAAGCCTATACCGCCTACCGCCGCGAAAAGGGCCTGCTGGACTACGACGACCTGCTCTTTGAGCTGGAAACCCTGCTGCGCGAAAACCAGGCCGCCGCCGAAGCCCTGCGCCTGCGCTTCAGCCATATCCTGGTGGACGAATACCAGGACACCAATCTGGTCCAGGCCCGCATTGTGCGCCTGCTGGCCGGGCCGCCCGACAAGGATGCGAACGGCGGGGAAACCACATCCATAACCGGCAACGTCATGGCCGTGGGCGACGAAGCCCAGTCCATCTATGCCTTTCGCGGGGCCAATGTCCGCAATATTCTGGATTTCCCCAAACTTTTTCCGGGCACGCGCATCATCCGCCTGGAGGAGAATTACCGCTCCACCAAGCCCGTGCTGGACGTGGCCAACAGCCTTTTGGCCCACGCGGCGGAATCCTTCCGGAAGACCCTGTTCACCCGCAAGGAAGGCGGCGACCCGGTGCGCCTGGTCACGCCGCTCAGCGACATGAGCCAGGCCAAGCTGGTGGTGCGCCGCATCGAGGAACTGCTGGACACGCATCTGCCCCACGAAATCGCGGTGCTCTTCCGCGCGGGCTTCCATTCCTACAACCTGGAAATGGCCCTGAACCAGACGGGCATTCCCTTCCGCAAATACGGCGGCCTGCGCTATACCGAGGCCGCGCACGTCAAGGACGTCATCGCCTACGCCCGTCTGGTGCTCAACCCCCTGGACCTGCCCGCCTTCGCGCGGGTGGCGGCACTGCACAGCGGCATCGGCCCCAAGACAGTGCAGAAGCTCTATGCCGTGGCCTTGGGCGGGGACGCCAAAGCCGTGGAAAAGGCCTTTGCCCGCCATCCGGATCTGCTGGAAGACATGCGCTTCGTGGACGACCTGCGCGCCCGGCCGCAGAGCCCGGCGGCCCTGTTCGGGGCCGTGTTGGAGCACTACCGGCCCCGGCTGGAAAGCACCTACCCCGAAGACTGGCCCCGCCGCCAGCAGGGCCTGGAGGAAATCATCCAGATGGCCGCCGGGTACAGCGAGCTGGACCTCTTTGTGGCGGATCTGGCCCTGGAGTCGCCGGAAGAGGACGAAAACGACGGCGAGGGGCGCATCACCTTGTCCACCGTGCATTCGGCCAAGGGCCTGGAATGGAACGCCGTGCTGATCATCGATCTGGTGGAGGACCGCTTTCCCTCCCGCCACGCCCTGGCCCGGCCCGAGGATTTTGAGGAGGAGCGCCGCCTGATGTACGTGGCCTGCACCCGCGCCCGCCAGGATCTGGAACTGTACGCCCCGGCGGCCATCTACAGCCGGGCCGAGCGCGGCAGCCTGCACGTCAGCCAGAGCCCCTTTGTGCGCGAGCTGTCCCCCGGCCTGACCGAAGAATGGGTGGAAGGCTTCGGCGGGATACTCAGCCGCCGCGGAAGCTGCTTTTCCGGCGTGGGCGGCGTGCGCGGCCGTTTGCTGCCCCCCGCGCGTCAGGCGGTTCCCGCCTTTCCCGGCCCAGCCGGAGAAGGCACGGCCTTTGACGACTGCCAGCTCCTGCCTGAAAGCGGCTCCGTGTCGTCGTTTCAGGCCGAGGTTCAGGATAGCGCGGATGACGCAACATCTCCCACCGCTTCCACGTCCGGCACGGCCCGGCTCTGCCACTGCCGCCACCGCATTTTCGGCCGGGGCAAGATCATCAAACACTTGCCTCCGGACAAGGTGCAGGTGAATTTTCCCGGTTTCGGGCTGAAAGTCATTCTGACCGAATATCTGCTCATGGAGAACTGACATGGTTCCGGCCCCGCCATCCCCTTCTGCTTCCCCCTTTTCCGAGGACGGCATTCTGGCCTGCCTCGCCCGCCATTTTCCCCAGACACACGCCTCTCTGCTGCTGGGCCGGGGCGACGACTGCGCTGTGCTCAAGGCCGGGCGGCCCCTGTGCGTGAGCAGCGACCTCTTTCTGGAAGACATCCACTTCCGGCGCTCCTATTTCAGCCCCGAGGACATGGGGCACAAGGCCCTGGCCGTCAACGTCAGCGATCTGGCCGCCTGCGGGTCCCGGCCTCTGGGCTTCACCCTCTGCCTGGGCCTGCCGGACTGGGTGGACATGGCCTGGCTGGAAGCCTTTTTCAGCGGCATGGCCGCCCTGGCCGGACAGCAGCGCATGGCCCTGGCCGGGGGGGATCTCTCCCGTTGCCGGCAATTGCACATCTGCGTGACGGTCTGGGGCGAAACCGCCGAGCCCGGCGGTTTTCTGGCGCGCGGCGGCAGCATGCCCGGCGACAGCCTCTTTGTGGTGGGCCGCGTGGGCCTGGCGCGGGTGGGCCTGCATATGCTGGAGGCTTGCGGCCGCGATGCCCTGCGGGACTGGCCCGAGGCCTGCGCCGCCCATTTGCGGCCCGAACCCCAGGTGGACGCGGGCCTGATGCTGGCGCGCGCGGGCTACAACGCCCGGCCGCCCGCGCTCATGGACCTTTCCGACGGCATCATCCGCGATCTGCCCCGCCTGCTGGGCCTGAGCGGCGAACTGCGCGCCGGAGCCGAAAAAGGCCGGGACAATCATGGTCTGGGCGCGGCTATCCTGCTGCCCCAAGGCCTGCTGCACGCCGAAGTGCTGCGCTACGCCCGGGAGCAGGGCAAAAATCCGGTCCACGAAGCCCTGCTGGGCGGCGAGGACTACGCCCTGCTGGGTTCCTGCGCGCCGGACATGCTGCCTTCCCTGCACGCGGCCATCCCCGGCTTTTGCAGCATCGGCACGGTCACGGCAGGCGGCGGCATCATCTGCAACAACGAGCCCCTGGACTGCCTGCACGGCTTTGACCACTTTGAAAGCGGCGACCGGGAAGGCATCGAGGCCGACTGATGTGCGCCCACTTGGCCGTTGTCACCTGGAACAGGCTCGCGCTTACC is a genomic window containing:
- a CDS encoding ATP-dependent helicase, with the translated sequence MIDYAQALNEAQYAAATSGDGPVLVVAGAGSGKTRTIVYRLAWLAEHGVAPTSILLLTFTRKAAQEMLQRAGMLLDQGLSGVQGGTFHAFAYGVLRRWRPAWLGERPFTVMDSADITAAVKYCKDELKLGRGDRSFPKTQSIVGLLSKARNKELSLEEVLRREAFHLLPHTEALAALGEAYTAYRREKGLLDYDDLLFELETLLRENQAAAEALRLRFSHILVDEYQDTNLVQARIVRLLAGPPDKDANGGETTSITGNVMAVGDEAQSIYAFRGANVRNILDFPKLFPGTRIIRLEENYRSTKPVLDVANSLLAHAAESFRKTLFTRKEGGDPVRLVTPLSDMSQAKLVVRRIEELLDTHLPHEIAVLFRAGFHSYNLEMALNQTGIPFRKYGGLRYTEAAHVKDVIAYARLVLNPLDLPAFARVAALHSGIGPKTVQKLYAVALGGDAKAVEKAFARHPDLLEDMRFVDDLRARPQSPAALFGAVLEHYRPRLESTYPEDWPRRQQGLEEIIQMAAGYSELDLFVADLALESPEEDENDGEGRITLSTVHSAKGLEWNAVLIIDLVEDRFPSRHALARPEDFEEERRLMYVACTRARQDLELYAPAAIYSRAERGSLHVSQSPFVRELSPGLTEEWVEGFGGILSRRGSCFSGVGGVRGRLLPPARQAVPAFPGPAGEGTAFDDCQLLPESGSVSSFQAEVQDSADDATSPTASTSGTARLCHCRHRIFGRGKIIKHLPPDKVQVNFPGFGLKVILTEYLLMEN
- the thiL gene encoding thiamine-phosphate kinase, with protein sequence MVPAPPSPSASPFSEDGILACLARHFPQTHASLLLGRGDDCAVLKAGRPLCVSSDLFLEDIHFRRSYFSPEDMGHKALAVNVSDLAACGSRPLGFTLCLGLPDWVDMAWLEAFFSGMAALAGQQRMALAGGDLSRCRQLHICVTVWGETAEPGGFLARGGSMPGDSLFVVGRVGLARVGLHMLEACGRDALRDWPEACAAHLRPEPQVDAGLMLARAGYNARPPALMDLSDGIIRDLPRLLGLSGELRAGAEKGRDNHGLGAAILLPQGLLHAEVLRYAREQGKNPVHEALLGGEDYALLGSCAPDMLPSLHAAIPGFCSIGTVTAGGGIICNNEPLDCLHGFDHFESGDREGIEAD